In Cycloclasticus sp., a single genomic region encodes these proteins:
- a CDS encoding ParA family protein — MKTWAISNQKGGVGKTTTVVTLAGLLSAQGKRVLCIDLDPQGSLTSYFRFDPDTIQKSVYNLFKDSSEKIAVEPRKYIHNTSFVGLDVLPASVALATLDRQASKFKGLGLVMSNALKKLESSYDIVLIDSPPMLGVLMINALAACDHLIIPVQTEFLALKGLERMMKTLKMIQHTRQKPLEYTIIPTMFDKRTRASISSLNSLRNRYKGRLWRGYISIDTQLREASRVGVPAPILAPKSRAVLAYDKLLQSIWDEKAKLTLVSNDG, encoded by the coding sequence ATGAAAACTTGGGCAATATCAAATCAAAAAGGTGGTGTTGGTAAAACGACAACGGTGGTAACGCTGGCTGGTTTACTATCAGCTCAGGGTAAACGGGTGCTCTGTATTGACCTTGACCCTCAAGGCTCATTGACAAGTTATTTTCGTTTTGATCCAGATACCATTCAAAAAAGTGTTTACAATTTATTCAAAGACAGCTCAGAAAAAATTGCAGTTGAGCCCCGGAAATATATTCATAACACATCCTTTGTAGGGCTTGATGTACTGCCTGCATCAGTTGCATTGGCTACATTAGATCGTCAGGCGAGTAAATTTAAAGGCCTAGGCTTGGTGATGAGTAATGCATTGAAAAAGCTGGAGTCCTCATACGATATTGTATTGATTGATAGTCCGCCGATGTTAGGTGTGTTAATGATTAATGCGTTGGCAGCCTGTGACCATTTGATTATACCCGTGCAAACAGAATTTTTAGCGTTGAAAGGGCTGGAGAGGATGATGAAAACCTTGAAGATGATTCAGCATACAAGGCAGAAACCATTAGAGTACACAATCATTCCTACTATGTTTGATAAGAGAACGCGTGCCTCTATTAGCAGCTTGAACTCTTTAAGAAATAGATATAAAGGGCGGTTGTGGCGTGGTTATATATCAATTGATACGCAATTAAGAGAAGCAAGCCGCGTTGGAGTTCCCGCCCCAATATTGGCACCTAAATCTAGGGCGGTTCTTGCGTATGATAAGTTGCTTCAAAGTATTTGGGACGAAAAAGCAAAACTAACATTGGTTTCGAATGATGGTTGA
- a CDS encoding chemotaxis protein CheW, whose product MMVDNKTSPLLDQDEAMESYFDGLLSILETDEQPERKVSASNVKLLKFKGTAEEESNARQKRSLEAERVEAERVEAERVEAERVEAERVEAERVEAERVEAERVEAERRETDELIDLNAPSWAKSKFNVLVGDVNKVNVTFPASAISGELEFSEDLKKVDGQPPWVLGLKMTGNDFIAVIDVGYLLLDQPLRDLEVKPYKKIIILANSRWGIALDSVSPEIELDTSSVKWRDKSKIRQWLCGIESKNQLVIVDPTKMFVEDK is encoded by the coding sequence ATGATGGTTGATAATAAGACTAGCCCGCTTTTAGATCAAGATGAAGCAATGGAAAGTTATTTTGATGGCTTATTGTCAATATTAGAGACGGATGAGCAACCTGAAAGAAAAGTTTCTGCGAGTAACGTAAAGCTTTTAAAGTTTAAAGGCACAGCAGAAGAAGAAAGTAATGCAAGGCAAAAGCGCTCACTCGAGGCAGAAAGAGTCGAGGCAGAAAGAGTCGAGGCAGAAAGAGTCGAGGCAGAAAGAGTCGAGGCAGAAAGAGTCGAGGCAGAAAGAGTCGAGGCAGAAAGAGTCGAGGCAGAAAGAGTCGAAGCAGAAAGACGCGAGACGGATGAGTTAATAGATTTAAATGCACCGTCATGGGCGAAAAGTAAATTTAATGTACTGGTTGGTGATGTCAATAAAGTCAATGTTACTTTTCCAGCGAGTGCAATTAGTGGAGAGCTAGAGTTTAGTGAAGACCTTAAGAAGGTTGATGGGCAACCTCCTTGGGTTTTAGGCTTGAAAATGACGGGTAATGATTTTATTGCTGTGATTGATGTCGGGTATTTATTGTTAGATCAGCCGCTTCGTGATTTAGAAGTTAAGCCTTATAAAAAAATTATTATATTAGCGAATAGTCGCTGGGGCATTGCATTAGACTCGGTGTCACCAGAAATTGAACTCGATACGTCCAGTGTTAAATGGCGAGATAAATCAAAAATCCGTCAATGGTTATGCGGCATTGAATCTAAAAATCAGCTAGTGATTGTCGACCCGACTAAAATGTTTGTAGAAGATAAGTAA
- a CDS encoding DUF2802 domain-containing protein, producing MEQYIPWLIAILAVAVVILFVMLSKQQRLNKSLEEKVLNVCKKFEVIQHDISALCASGLGVDERVGGTERRVRSLIGRLEELEESDTFEHLQEFQGAIELAQKGAGVDEIVEKCHLTVDEAGLLIRLHRA from the coding sequence ATGGAACAATACATACCCTGGTTGATTGCTATATTAGCGGTTGCGGTAGTGATACTGTTTGTTATGTTATCCAAACAGCAGCGACTTAATAAAAGCTTGGAAGAAAAGGTACTTAATGTATGCAAAAAGTTTGAAGTTATTCAACACGATATTTCAGCGTTGTGTGCGAGCGGTTTAGGCGTAGACGAGCGTGTTGGCGGTACTGAACGCCGAGTTCGTAGCTTAATCGGGCGTTTGGAAGAACTGGAAGAAAGCGATACATTTGAGCACTTGCAGGAATTTCAAGGAGCGATTGAGTTGGCTCAAAAAGGTGCGGGTGTCGATGAGATTGTTGAAAAGTGCCATTTAACGGTCGATGAAGCTGGACTACTTATTCGTCTACACAGAGCTTAG
- a CDS encoding chemotaxis protein CheA, which translates to MAIDLDDEILQDFLVEAGEILEKLSEQLVELEQSPEDADLLNSIFRGFHTVKGGAGFLALDAMVGICHISEDVFDVLRNGERVVDTALMDAILRALDVINEMFDSVRSGEEPEPADPALISEIAAFKNAAEAGQKAVAEPVVEEPVVAAKLATSVSEASATSEVSDEVQQEFEAMLKSAASPESVPPVVAPSDDITEEEFEKLLDELHGKNQGPSAIDLTPKANDKPVDSSDITEEEFDQLLDEIHGEGKGPSVAPSTKPVESENILEDEFDQLMDDMHGKGKGPTVAGSQEAGQISPTLEPVSPPPAVIKTKKPNIEKAKAPPETTVRVDTKRLDDIMNMVGELVLVRNRLSKLRSGREDDEMAKAIGNLDIVTADLQLAVMKTRMQPIKKVFGRFPRVVRDLARSLNKKIRLELVGEETDLDKNLVEALADPLVHLVRNSVDHGIESPEDRIAAGKPEEGQVVLSAFQEGDHILLTIEDDGKGMDPDILRKSAVIKGMMDEEAASRLTDIECYNLIFSAGFSTKTEISDVSGRGVGMDVVKTRITGMNGSVHVESELGKGSKVVIKLPLTLAIMSTLMVKLADQSFALPLSSVIEIIDLDLSNTNMINGQLVVLVRGKAMPLYYLNKWLVPNHMQDDDSKHNQHVVLVSAGHQNIGFVVDQLLGQEEVVIKPFGALVSQVEGLAGATITGDGGIAIILDVPGMLSRYA; encoded by the coding sequence ATGGCCATTGATTTAGATGACGAGATACTTCAAGATTTTTTAGTTGAAGCAGGGGAAATCTTAGAAAAGTTGAGCGAGCAATTAGTAGAGTTGGAACAATCTCCTGAGGATGCGGATCTACTTAATTCTATATTTAGAGGCTTCCACACGGTAAAAGGCGGTGCAGGCTTTTTAGCATTAGATGCGATGGTTGGTATTTGTCATATCTCTGAAGATGTGTTTGACGTGTTGAGAAATGGCGAGCGTGTTGTTGATACGGCATTAATGGATGCTATCTTGAGAGCGTTAGATGTCATTAATGAGATGTTTGACTCTGTACGCTCTGGAGAAGAACCTGAGCCTGCAGATCCAGCTTTAATCTCTGAAATAGCTGCATTTAAGAATGCAGCTGAGGCTGGGCAAAAAGCAGTAGCAGAGCCGGTTGTTGAAGAGCCTGTTGTTGCGGCAAAACTGGCTACATCGGTTTCTGAGGCGTCAGCGACAAGTGAGGTTTCTGATGAAGTTCAGCAAGAATTTGAGGCGATGCTGAAATCGGCTGCTTCGCCTGAATCTGTACCACCTGTCGTAGCCCCATCGGATGATATTACCGAAGAAGAGTTTGAAAAATTATTAGATGAGCTCCATGGGAAAAATCAGGGGCCATCGGCCATTGACCTTACGCCTAAAGCTAATGATAAACCCGTTGATTCGAGTGATATTACAGAGGAAGAATTTGATCAGTTATTAGATGAAATACATGGTGAAGGGAAAGGGCCATCCGTAGCACCGTCTACCAAACCAGTTGAGTCTGAAAATATATTAGAAGATGAGTTTGATCAACTAATGGATGACATGCATGGGAAAGGAAAGGGTCCAACAGTAGCGGGTTCCCAAGAAGCGGGTCAAATTTCACCAACACTTGAGCCGGTATCTCCTCCGCCAGCAGTTATAAAAACTAAAAAACCTAACATTGAGAAAGCGAAAGCGCCACCTGAGACTACAGTGCGTGTGGACACTAAGCGTCTTGACGATATTATGAATATGGTTGGTGAGCTAGTCTTGGTAAGAAACCGTCTGTCTAAGCTGCGCTCAGGGCGTGAAGATGATGAGATGGCTAAAGCCATTGGCAATTTAGATATTGTGACGGCGGACTTACAGTTGGCGGTTATGAAAACACGTATGCAACCCATAAAAAAAGTATTTGGGCGTTTTCCCCGTGTCGTTAGAGACTTGGCACGTAGCCTAAATAAAAAAATTAGACTTGAACTGGTTGGCGAAGAAACGGATTTAGATAAAAACTTAGTTGAGGCGCTGGCTGATCCGCTGGTTCATTTAGTTCGAAACTCAGTCGATCATGGAATTGAATCTCCTGAAGATAGAATTGCTGCCGGTAAACCTGAAGAAGGGCAAGTAGTGTTAAGTGCTTTCCAAGAAGGGGACCATATATTGCTGACCATTGAAGATGATGGTAAAGGAATGGACCCCGACATTTTACGAAAAAGTGCTGTCATTAAAGGCATGATGGATGAAGAGGCTGCCTCTAGGCTAACGGATATTGAGTGTTATAACTTGATTTTCTCAGCAGGTTTTTCAACTAAAACTGAAATATCAGATGTGTCAGGTCGCGGTGTCGGCATGGATGTTGTTAAGACACGTATCACTGGCATGAACGGTTCTGTACATGTTGAATCAGAGTTGGGGAAAGGTAGCAAGGTCGTTATAAAACTACCACTAACACTGGCAATTATGTCCACGCTGATGGTGAAACTAGCTGATCAATCCTTCGCGCTTCCACTATCCAGTGTCATTGAGATCATAGATTTGGATTTATCCAATACAAATATGATTAATGGGCAACTGGTGGTACTTGTACGAGGAAAAGCGATGCCGTTGTATTATTTAAATAAATGGTTAGTACCAAACCATATGCAAGATGATGATTCGAAACATAATCAACATGTTGTATTGGTTAGTGCAGGGCATCAGAATATTGGTTTTGTAGTGGATCAGTTACTAGGTCAGGAAGAAGTGGTGATTAAGCCATTTGGTGCATTAGTTAGCCAAGTAGAGGGGTTGGCTGGTGCAACGATTACTGGTGATGGAGGAATCGCTATCATCCTTGATGTGCCCGGTATGCTAAGTCGTTACGCATAG
- a CDS encoding chemotaxis protein CheW yields the protein MDAIQDNYDDVAEPVTQWLTFLLGEEVYAVKVVQVQEVLRYTPIAQVPGATHEVLGIINLRGNVVTVIDLRKKFNMHLKEADDLTRIMMMDVQGHIIGVLVDTVTEVVDLKDCDVESAPDVSSSGQSVFIQGIAHIHNQLHILVNLDKLISENDLELLAQ from the coding sequence ATGGATGCAATTCAAGATAATTATGATGATGTGGCTGAACCAGTTACGCAGTGGCTGACTTTCTTGTTAGGAGAAGAAGTTTATGCGGTGAAAGTTGTTCAAGTTCAAGAAGTATTACGTTATACGCCTATAGCTCAGGTGCCAGGTGCTACGCATGAAGTGCTGGGGATTATAAACCTTAGGGGTAATGTGGTGACGGTGATCGATTTACGCAAAAAGTTCAATATGCATCTTAAAGAAGCGGATGATTTAACGCGAATTATGATGATGGATGTACAAGGTCATATTATTGGTGTGTTAGTTGATACAGTAACGGAAGTTGTTGACCTGAAAGATTGTGATGTGGAGTCGGCACCAGATGTAAGTAGTTCGGGACAATCAGTGTTTATTCAAGGTATTGCTCATATACATAATCAACTGCATATACTGGTTAATTTAGATAAGTTGATAAGTGAAAATGATTTGGAGCTGCTTGCTCAATAG
- a CDS encoding flagellar motor protein, translated as MDILTILGVIIGFGAILGGNIMEGGHLSALVNGPAALIVIGGTLGAALLQSPAKIYLGSLKLLGWVLFPPSLKLKHNIEKIIEWSEIARREGLLGLEAVVDDESDPFAKKGLQLLVDGGEPEVIRDILMLELEALEAKQLQSAKVYESMGGYSPTIGIIGAVMGLIHVMQNLSDPSKLGAGIATAFVATIYGVGLANLLFIPIAAKLKSQIQAYSQSREMMIEGIAAIAEGENPRNVEIKLQGYL; from the coding sequence TTGGATATTTTAACAATATTGGGTGTGATCATTGGTTTTGGTGCCATTTTGGGTGGCAACATTATGGAAGGCGGACATCTAAGTGCCCTTGTTAATGGCCCTGCCGCGTTAATTGTTATTGGTGGAACGTTGGGTGCTGCTTTATTGCAATCCCCAGCAAAAATCTATTTAGGATCTCTAAAATTATTGGGTTGGGTTTTATTTCCACCAAGCCTCAAGTTAAAACATAACATTGAAAAAATTATCGAGTGGAGTGAAATAGCGAGACGAGAAGGACTACTTGGCCTTGAAGCGGTTGTTGATGATGAGTCAGACCCCTTTGCCAAAAAAGGCTTGCAGTTATTGGTTGATGGTGGAGAGCCAGAGGTTATACGAGATATTTTAATGCTTGAATTAGAGGCGTTAGAAGCAAAGCAGTTACAAAGTGCAAAAGTCTATGAATCAATGGGAGGGTACTCTCCTACCATCGGTATTATCGGTGCTGTTATGGGTTTGATTCATGTCATGCAAAACTTATCAGACCCCAGTAAGCTTGGCGCAGGAATTGCGACGGCATTTGTTGCAACAATTTACGGTGTTGGTTTAGCCAATTTATTGTTTATACCCATAGCGGCTAAATTAAAGTCACAGATTCAAGCATATTCACAATCAAGAGAAATGATGATTGAAGGGATTGCAGCTATTGCAGAAGGTGAGAATCCACGTAATGTTGAAATTAAGTTGCAAGGTTACCTGTAA
- a CDS encoding EscU/YscU/HrcU family type III secretion system export apparatus switch protein, giving the protein MTDIINPADIAVALKYDGHSAPTITAKGRGDLAQEIIDLAIANEIPLDNNPELVKLLSSIPLGDEIPEALYVAVAEVIAFAYLLSDKMPDNVTENKN; this is encoded by the coding sequence ATGACTGACATCATCAACCCCGCCGACATAGCCGTTGCCTTAAAGTATGATGGACACAGTGCGCCTACCATAACCGCAAAAGGTAGGGGTGATCTTGCGCAAGAAATCATTGACCTTGCCATCGCCAATGAAATTCCTTTAGATAACAACCCTGAATTGGTAAAGCTTCTTAGCAGCATTCCTCTCGGGGATGAAATACCTGAAGCTCTATATGTTGCCGTTGCAGAAGTAATTGCTTTTGCTTATTTACTATCCGACAAAATGCCTGACAATGTTACTGAAAATAAAAACTAA
- a CDS encoding chemotaxis response regulator CheY, producing the protein MDKNMKILVVDDFSTMRRIIKNLLRELEFTNLDEADDGQTAWPKLKAGGYDFLVTDWNMPGMTGIDLLKTVRSTPETANMPVLLVTAESKREQIIEAAQAGVNGYIIKPFTAATLKEKIDKIFARTTG; encoded by the coding sequence TTGGATAAGAACATGAAAATTCTAGTCGTAGATGACTTTTCTACGATGCGACGAATAATAAAAAACCTGCTAAGAGAGTTAGAGTTTACAAATTTAGACGAAGCAGATGATGGCCAAACTGCGTGGCCAAAATTAAAGGCAGGCGGGTATGACTTCTTAGTCACCGATTGGAATATGCCTGGTATGACGGGCATTGATTTATTAAAGACAGTACGCTCGACGCCTGAAACAGCGAATATGCCTGTGTTGCTAGTGACCGCAGAGTCGAAAAGGGAACAGATTATTGAAGCAGCGCAAGCGGGTGTAAATGGTTACATTATTAAGCCCTTTACAGCAGCTACGCTAAAAGAAAAAATCGATAAAATTTTCGCACGCACTACCGGTTAA
- a CDS encoding flagellar hook-length control protein FliK: MEIPTNPTSPVLDAVKVSIPLHKLQTGQSLQAKVIEQLPNKTDVILRLGNQLVQVKSDIPVTVGQIIKVLVERTASELILKAPPPNQQTSITNTSLRQLLPKQSPVNEFQQPLIQVFTRITKQTITTASSVSPELPSQLLQIKRLTRNILQSLPSQKNIITTEGFKKALQNSGVFFEAKLQQALADRKTTSNNPINNPKNLFKASLSQAQTTQNTSTTTLSPKSQQPLVMISTDLKANLIKLVHLLKAWPKASQFTSQPTSTQQTPPQLPLPKPAAPSQTFSSAASQTTAHPQSSAQLAAQALDSQIRELMSKADGAISKLSLNQLASSNAEGNTTRQTWQVEIPFLNQHASQSVFLKIEQEEPSDKPSKKPDKQWTISLEMRPPKLGLIKNKLTLNKQQISSSFWAESPKTRELIHQHLSVFKDQLFRANLNPERIQVRSGPGPTIQEIKPNTSILSEKA; this comes from the coding sequence TTGGAAATACCAACTAACCCAACCAGCCCAGTACTGGATGCCGTTAAAGTATCCATACCTCTGCATAAACTCCAAACCGGCCAATCCCTGCAAGCCAAAGTTATTGAGCAATTACCCAATAAAACAGATGTTATTCTTCGCCTAGGCAACCAACTAGTACAGGTAAAAAGCGACATTCCTGTCACTGTTGGACAAATCATCAAAGTCTTAGTAGAGAGAACAGCGTCTGAACTTATTCTTAAAGCCCCACCTCCTAATCAACAAACGTCCATTACTAACACCAGTCTGCGTCAACTACTTCCCAAGCAATCCCCCGTTAATGAATTTCAACAACCACTTATTCAGGTATTTACACGCATTACCAAACAAACCATAACAACAGCCTCATCTGTATCGCCTGAGTTACCATCACAATTACTCCAGATAAAGCGTTTAACTAGAAACATCCTACAATCGTTACCGAGTCAAAAAAATATAATTACAACTGAAGGTTTCAAAAAGGCATTACAAAACTCCGGTGTTTTCTTTGAAGCAAAACTTCAACAAGCACTTGCCGATAGAAAAACCACTTCTAACAACCCTATCAACAACCCAAAAAACCTCTTTAAAGCGTCGCTGAGTCAAGCTCAAACCACACAAAATACCAGCACTACAACGCTATCGCCAAAAAGCCAGCAACCACTCGTCATGATTAGTACTGACTTAAAGGCTAATCTTATTAAGCTCGTTCATTTACTAAAAGCTTGGCCCAAAGCAAGCCAATTCACCTCACAACCAACAAGCACTCAGCAAACTCCGCCGCAACTACCGCTTCCAAAACCTGCTGCGCCGTCACAAACCTTCTCCTCAGCTGCAAGCCAAACGACTGCGCACCCACAGAGCTCAGCACAGCTGGCAGCTCAAGCCTTAGACAGCCAAATAAGAGAATTAATGAGCAAAGCTGATGGAGCAATATCTAAACTTAGTTTAAACCAACTAGCTAGCTCAAATGCTGAAGGCAATACAACCCGGCAAACGTGGCAAGTAGAAATCCCATTTTTAAATCAACATGCATCTCAGTCTGTTTTTTTAAAGATTGAGCAGGAAGAGCCTTCCGATAAGCCTTCAAAAAAACCAGACAAACAATGGACTATTTCTCTTGAGATGCGCCCCCCAAAGCTAGGCCTAATTAAAAACAAGTTAACACTCAACAAGCAACAAATAAGCTCCAGTTTTTGGGCCGAATCACCTAAAACTAGAGAGCTTATTCATCAACATTTAAGTGTTTTTAAAGATCAATTGTTTCGCGCCAATTTAAATCCTGAGAGGATCCAAGTACGTAGCGGCCCTGGGCCAACAATTCAAGAAATCAAACCTAACACATCCATTTTGAGTGAAAAGGCATAA
- the motD gene encoding flagellar motor protein MotD translates to MARRKKRIEEHENHERWLVSYADFITLLFAFFVVMYSVSSVNEGKYRVLSSTLDGAFKGQPKTMNPIEIGDILQNKELIERLMKLESGGDKMIPDLFSENAPQQTASIVDGAIEGDQKISEAKVLDQLGDKLESALSPLIDRDLVSVERNDLWVEVELNSNMLFGSGNATLSSEALRVLWKVAKPIRKLNNAVQVEGFTDNIPISSFEYPSNWELSAARAASVVHLFSKYGINPNRLAAVGYGEYHPVEDNDTPEGRERNRRVVIVIQSNAISRFTEKKKTADNHNVSESQHVSHQLAVDETAVELQDAVESLTSNMAGSKETTAEKIEKLEKVNSSRFNKFLN, encoded by the coding sequence ATGGCTAGGCGTAAAAAAAGAATAGAAGAGCATGAGAACCACGAAAGGTGGCTTGTCTCTTATGCCGACTTTATTACGCTTTTGTTTGCCTTCTTCGTTGTGATGTATTCTGTTTCATCGGTAAATGAAGGCAAGTATCGAGTGCTCTCTAGCACCTTAGATGGCGCCTTTAAGGGTCAGCCGAAGACTATGAATCCGATAGAAATTGGTGACATACTTCAAAATAAAGAGCTCATTGAGAGACTCATGAAGTTGGAAAGTGGTGGTGATAAGATGATTCCCGATCTGTTTTCTGAGAATGCACCGCAACAAACAGCATCAATTGTTGATGGCGCTATTGAAGGGGATCAAAAAATAAGCGAAGCAAAAGTACTTGATCAATTAGGTGATAAGTTGGAATCGGCATTGTCACCGCTTATTGATAGAGATCTAGTGTCGGTTGAAAGAAATGATTTGTGGGTTGAAGTAGAGCTCAATAGTAATATGCTGTTTGGCAGTGGCAATGCAACCTTATCTAGTGAAGCATTGCGTGTGTTATGGAAGGTCGCAAAACCAATTAGAAAGTTAAATAACGCTGTGCAAGTTGAAGGTTTTACCGATAATATCCCCATAAGTTCGTTCGAGTATCCGTCAAATTGGGAACTGTCAGCGGCACGTGCTGCGAGTGTAGTACACCTATTTAGTAAGTATGGTATTAACCCAAATAGGTTGGCTGCTGTTGGGTACGGAGAATATCACCCTGTTGAGGATAATGACACGCCTGAAGGCCGCGAGAGAAATAGGCGCGTTGTTATTGTTATTCAGTCAAATGCAATATCACGTTTTACAGAAAAAAAGAAAACGGCCGATAACCATAATGTAAGTGAAAGTCAGCATGTTAGTCATCAATTGGCAGTTGATGAAACAGCTGTTGAGTTACAAGATGCGGTTGAATCATTAACTAGCAATATGGCTGGTTCAAAAGAAACAACGGCTGAAAAAATAGAAAAACTTGAGAAAGTAAACAGCAGTCGATTTAATAAATTCTTAAACTAA
- a CDS encoding RNA polymerase sigma factor FliA has translation MYTNLQAKTAGELVATHAPLVKRIAYHLLAKLPDTVLVEDLIQSGMLGLLEASNNFNDKHGASFATYAGIRIRGAMLDDVRRTDWTPRSVHRKARQITKVMRQIEQETGRDARDTEIAALLEITLEEYHKILQDSTCCRLFSTDDMDANDHQASAENLLENINEDYFRVALASAISGLPEREQMVVSLYYDNELNLKEIGVVLGVSESRACQINNQAMLRLKSRLLNYASS, from the coding sequence ATGTACACCAACCTTCAAGCGAAAACCGCTGGGGAACTGGTTGCAACGCATGCGCCATTGGTTAAACGGATTGCTTATCACTTATTGGCAAAGTTACCGGATACCGTCTTGGTTGAAGACCTGATTCAATCGGGCATGCTGGGCTTATTAGAAGCCTCCAATAACTTTAATGATAAACACGGTGCAAGCTTTGCAACGTATGCAGGTATTCGTATTCGAGGCGCGATGTTAGATGACGTTAGGCGTACAGATTGGACGCCGAGGTCGGTTCATAGAAAGGCACGACAAATCACTAAAGTGATGCGGCAGATTGAGCAGGAAACTGGACGAGATGCGCGTGATACAGAAATAGCCGCTTTGTTGGAAATAACGCTTGAGGAATACCACAAAATTTTGCAAGACAGTACATGTTGCCGGCTATTCAGCACTGATGACATGGATGCTAATGATCATCAAGCATCGGCTGAAAATCTCCTTGAAAACATTAACGAAGATTATTTTAGAGTGGCGTTAGCCAGCGCCATTTCTGGATTGCCGGAAAGAGAGCAAATGGTGGTCTCGCTGTATTACGATAACGAGCTTAATCTAAAAGAGATTGGTGTTGTTTTGGGCGTGAGTGAGTCACGCGCCTGTCAAATTAATAACCAAGCGATGCTTCGTTTGAAATCACGCCTGCTCAATTACGCTTCTTCATAA
- a CDS encoding protein phosphatase CheZ, with protein MQDNTDRLELLEKAHLLIENIENNDDAGTGELLRAMSHDREKSLFKEVGQLTRQLHNDLASFAQDDQLNKLTDKEIPDAKERLNYVIQMTDEAANITLNAIDEVLPVTYEMQKKSEELSKNWQKFMSRELSLTEFKKMSGDITVFLEDSCKNTKFVHDKANEIVLAQSFQDLTGQIIKKVIGLVQNVEDSLVDLVRLSGAQESVPANTEDEKGKLDGPLVPGVVVEGAVNSQDEVDDLLSSLGF; from the coding sequence ATGCAGGATAATACGGATAGACTAGAGTTGCTTGAAAAAGCACACCTCTTAATTGAAAACATTGAAAATAATGATGATGCGGGCACGGGCGAATTACTTAGAGCAATGTCACATGACCGTGAAAAAAGTTTATTTAAAGAAGTGGGTCAGTTAACGCGTCAATTGCATAATGACTTAGCGTCTTTTGCACAAGATGATCAATTAAATAAACTGACGGACAAAGAAATTCCAGATGCGAAAGAGCGGTTGAATTACGTTATTCAAATGACGGATGAGGCGGCGAATATAACACTGAATGCGATTGATGAAGTATTGCCAGTAACATATGAGATGCAAAAGAAGTCAGAAGAGTTATCAAAAAACTGGCAAAAATTCATGAGTCGCGAGTTATCACTGACTGAGTTTAAAAAGATGTCTGGAGATATCACCGTTTTTCTTGAAGATTCATGTAAGAACACGAAGTTTGTTCACGATAAAGCGAATGAAATTGTTTTAGCGCAGAGCTTTCAAGACTTAACCGGTCAGATTATTAAGAAAGTGATTGGTTTAGTACAAAATGTTGAAGACAGTTTGGTAGATTTAGTTAGGCTTTCTGGCGCGCAAGAGTCGGTGCCGGCAAACACCGAGGATGAAAAAGGTAAGTTAGATGGCCCTCTCGTTCCGGGTGTTGTGGTTGAAGGTGCTGTAAACAGTCAAGATGAAGTGGACGACCTTTTGTCCAGTTTAGGATTTTAG